TGAGAGATAGAATGAGGAGAGAATGAAAATACTGACTTAGAGAACGAGCGATGTCTTCAGGCTCTAATCCCCTCAAAATCCACTCGTTTGTTTTTAGCAACACCATACCGCAGTCTCCTTTACTAAGAAGAACAAACAAAGCATCGAGATCGGATTGGTCAACTTCTCTCAAAACTAAAGTAGCATGTTCATAAGTAATTCTTTTTTCTTCCCAGGACATAAGTTGTTCTAGGAAGCTTACTGCATCACGGAGCGAACCAGCAGATTTTTGGGCTATTAGGTATAAAGCTGCCTCTTCAATTGAAAAGCCTTCTTGATTGGTAATTTTGCTAAGATGCTGAACCATGGCTTCATTTTCGATAGAATTGAAGTTTATTCGAAGACATCGAGATAAGATAGTGTCAGGTAGGCGATGAGGTTCAGTGGTAGCCAAAATAAAAATGGCATGAGTGGGAGGTTCTTCCAAGGTTTTCAATAAGGCATTGAAGGCTTCAGTGGTAAGCATGTGCACTTCGTCTATTATATAAACCTTAAAACGTGATTCGATTGGAGAATATTTTACTTTTTCCCTTAAATCTCGAATATCATCAATCCCACGATGAGAAGCGGCATCGATTTCTATACAATCGAGGGAATTTCCTTCTATGATGCGAATACAGGAAGAGCATACCCCGCATGGTTGAGCCGTAATACCCTGAGCACAATTTACTGAACGAGCCAGAATACGAGCGGTTGTAGTCTTCCCCACACCTCGGGGGCCACAAAACAAGTACGCGTGATTTATCTGGCCGCTTTTTAGGGCGTTGGTTAACAATCGAGAAGCGACCTCTTGCCCGACAATCTCTTCGAAAACCTGAGGACGCCATTTGCGATAAAGGGAACGGTAGGTCAATTGGTTCTACACCTTCAATAAAAAGATACCATCAGATCCCTCTTGAGAGGGATGTCGCGGATAGACGGTGTGGATTAAATAAAAAAACAAAATCCAACGAAATTCATTGCCTCCAACCGTGCACCGAAATTCGATATTTCCTCCCGGCTGTATCCAAGACAGTTAACTCAAATCAGGCACTCTCACGGCACCCAAAGAGCCCCACGTACCGTTGCTTCCTCCCGGACCTGGCGGGGTTTATGGGGATTTGTCGCGTAAGACCCAATCTTCAACGCCACTTTTCTTGGCCGACACCAAAAGAAAAATACCTGGTTTCGGAATTCGACCCTGCTGTAGCGGATTGCAGGTACAGGGCACCGCTAACTCCCCATCTAGCACGATTAGAGGCATAACTCTGGCGGAGAGGGTGGGATTTGAACCCACGAGACAAGTTCTACACCTGCCTACTCGCTCTCCAGGCGAGCGCTTTCGTCCACTCAGCCACCTCTCCAAATATACTCAGCCTCACAACTTCCGAAAACATTATATAAATGACTGCCTCATTTTACAAGTGTAGGATTTAAGGAAGAGATAAATCTCTTAGGTATCTATTTACGAGCATAATAAATGTAACTTCGTTTAAATTAAAAAAAGTGAGGGGGTTTATTTCTTTTCATTGATTGATGAGATTTCACCCATTAAGAGAAGATTCCAAGAGATATACTTTTCTCATTTTTTTAATTACTTTTT
The genomic region above belongs to Candidatus Atribacteria bacterium ADurb.Bin276 and contains:
- the dnaX_1 gene encoding DNA polymerase III subunit tau, encoding MTYRSLYRKWRPQVFEEIVGQEVASRLLTNALKSGQINHAYLFCGPRGVGKTTTARILARSVNCAQGITAQPCGVCSSCIRIIEGNSLDCIEIDAASHRGIDDIRDLREKVKYSPIESRFKVYIIDEVHMLTTEAFNALLKTLEEPPTHAIFILATTEPHRLPDTILSRCLRINFNSIENEAMVQHLSKITNQEGFSIEEAALYLIAQKSAGSLRDAVSFLEQLMSWEEKRITYEHATLVLREVDQSDLDALFVLLSKGDCGMVLLKTNEWILRGLEPEDIARSLSQYFHSLLILSLIESPSPSGIAPQRIQILQEMVSPHPVLALRKILQRLQGLELEIRRSSHPQILLELALLDIIDLLANQQKSMDLTTSPERALAKEMSVPNKKSPISYSSLTNTQSVNAFDDEWQTILQRLKKRKISLYAFLQEAELREDSNSKLILAFGPNNRFHKESVERKENFQIIIDVLQEIRGKKCQLECVIDSSNNSDESEQIPSDETDHVVPNNYNNDKILINKVENNNNQVKPFLAAVEIFGGLVVEYSAIDDHLRIGWEETDFEKSDEGSPENAG